Proteins from a single region of Desulfolutivibrio sulfoxidireducens:
- the rpoZ gene encoding DNA-directed RNA polymerase subunit omega, with the protein MARITVEDCLQKINNRFLIVQMAIKRVRQYREGYTPLVECKNKEVVTALREIAAGEVLPSESIVEAGVHVES; encoded by the coding sequence ATGGCCCGAATCACCGTTGAAGATTGCCTGCAAAAGATCAATAACCGCTTTCTCATCGTCCAGATGGCCATCAAACGGGTCAGGCAGTACCGCGAAGGCTATACTCCCCTCGTGGAATGCAAGAACAAGGAAGTGGTCACCGCTTTACGGGAAATCGCCGCCGGTGAGGTGTTGCCCTCTGAATCCATTGTGGAGGCGGGCGTTCACGTCGAATCGTAA
- the dnaJ gene encoding molecular chaperone DnaJ, which translates to MPQVDYYDILGVARDAGEDDLKKAYRQMAFKYHPDRNPDDPEAEAKFKEAAEAYEVLRDPNTRARYDRYGKEGLGGNGFGGFSSSDDVFSAFSDIFGEFFGFGGRSARGPRPQAGSDLRYDLTVSFRDAAAGTDVALKIPKEVTCPDCGGTGAAPGTKPETCRHCGGAGQVHQSQGFFRIAVTCPVCRGQGTVIAQPCARCRGRGVTTEIKEISVRVPAGVDNGMRLRLRGEGEPGRNGGPSGDLYVIIRVGADKVFERQGQDLVYHTEISIVQAILGDKIEVPTLEGVESMEIPRGTQSGRVFAMRGLGLPHPGGRDKGDLLVHVAVAIPKNVTKKQEELLREFQKLDEQKPMKKVKDFFKKAKEAMGN; encoded by the coding sequence ATGCCCCAGGTTGATTACTACGACATTCTCGGAGTCGCCCGCGACGCCGGCGAGGATGACCTCAAGAAGGCCTATCGCCAGATGGCCTTCAAGTATCATCCCGACCGCAACCCCGACGACCCCGAGGCCGAGGCCAAGTTCAAGGAGGCCGCCGAGGCCTACGAGGTCCTGCGCGATCCGAACACCCGAGCCCGCTATGACCGCTACGGCAAGGAAGGGCTCGGCGGAAACGGATTCGGTGGATTTTCCTCCAGCGATGACGTGTTCAGCGCCTTTTCCGACATCTTCGGGGAGTTTTTCGGTTTCGGCGGCCGTAGCGCCCGTGGTCCCAGGCCCCAGGCCGGGTCCGATCTGCGCTACGACCTGACGGTCTCGTTTCGCGACGCGGCCGCCGGAACGGATGTCGCCTTGAAGATCCCCAAGGAAGTCACCTGTCCGGACTGCGGCGGCACTGGCGCTGCCCCCGGCACCAAGCCCGAGACCTGCCGTCACTGCGGCGGGGCGGGGCAGGTGCACCAAAGCCAGGGATTTTTCCGCATCGCCGTGACCTGTCCCGTCTGCCGCGGCCAGGGAACGGTCATTGCCCAGCCGTGCGCCAGATGCCGGGGCCGGGGGGTGACCACCGAGATCAAGGAAATAAGCGTGCGGGTGCCCGCCGGGGTGGACAACGGCATGCGCCTGCGGCTGCGGGGCGAGGGCGAGCCTGGGCGAAACGGCGGTCCTTCCGGCGACCTGTATGTGATCATCCGCGTCGGGGCCGACAAGGTCTTCGAGCGCCAGGGGCAGGACCTTGTCTACCACACGGAGATTTCCATCGTGCAGGCGATCTTGGGGGACAAGATCGAGGTGCCCACCCTGGAGGGCGTCGAATCCATGGAGATCCCGCGCGGGACCCAGAGCGGACGGGTGTTCGCCATGCGCGGACTCGGGCTGCCGCATCCCGGAGGCCGGGACAAGGGCGATTTGTTGGTCCACGTCGCCGTGGCCATCCCGAAAAACGTGACCAAGAAGCAGGAGGAGCTTTTGCGCGAGTTCCAAAAGCTCGATGAGCAAAAGCCCATGAAAAAGGTCAAGGATTTCTTCAAAAAGGCCAAGGAGGCCATGGGGAACTGA
- a CDS encoding tetratricopeptide repeat protein produces the protein MRNFVRVVMLAAVLCLSFPLSGQANPDQDFSDALGAIDQGNFPKAVELLSRILAAPEGIQKKNLMSAYNVRALCYAQLGQNDNALADFNKALEIDPKNAEILGNRAFVWQAMGNLDNAKADAKAAKRIDFKVKVPEF, from the coding sequence ATGAGGAACTTTGTTCGCGTCGTCATGCTTGCCGCGGTGCTTTGCCTGAGTTTTCCCCTTTCCGGCCAAGCCAATCCCGATCAGGATTTCAGTGACGCCCTGGGGGCCATTGACCAGGGAAATTTTCCCAAGGCCGTGGAACTGTTGAGCCGGATCCTGGCCGCTCCGGAGGGCATCCAGAAGAAGAACCTGATGAGCGCCTACAACGTGCGCGCCCTGTGCTACGCGCAACTGGGCCAGAACGACAACGCCCTGGCCGATTTCAACAAGGCCCTGGAGATTGATCCCAAAAACGCCGAGATCCTCGGCAACCGGGCCTTCGTCTGGCAGGCCATGGGCAATCTGGATAACGCCAAGGCCGATGCCAAGGCCGCCAAGCGCATCGACTTCAAGGTCAAGGTCCCGGAGTTCTAG
- the moaC gene encoding cyclic pyranopterin monophosphate synthase MoaC, with amino-acid sequence MSEELSHIDAQGKARMVDVGGKRPTRRIAVATARVVFSPATLSLLQSAALPKGDALATAKIAGVMAAKRTFELIPLCHPLPLSFVDVRFEVLEDVSTVVIEAEARTDAPTGVEMEALTAASVAALTLYDMCKAVQKDIELTGVRLLFKSGGKSGTFVSPLWPGDRPFPA; translated from the coding sequence ATGTCCGAGGAACTTTCGCATATCGACGCCCAGGGCAAGGCCCGCATGGTGGACGTGGGCGGAAAGCGCCCCACCCGGCGCATCGCCGTGGCCACGGCCCGGGTGGTCTTTTCCCCGGCCACGCTGTCGCTTTTGCAATCCGCCGCCCTGCCCAAGGGCGACGCCCTGGCCACGGCCAAGATCGCCGGGGTGATGGCCGCCAAGCGGACCTTCGAGCTGATCCCCCTGTGCCATCCCTTGCCCCTGTCCTTTGTGGACGTGCGCTTTGAGGTCCTGGAGGATGTCTCCACGGTGGTCATCGAGGCCGAGGCCCGCACCGACGCCCCCACCGGGGTGGAGATGGAGGCCCTGACGGCCGCCTCCGTGGCGGCGCTCACCCTGTACGACATGTGCAAGGCCGTGCAGAAGGACATCGAACTGACCGGCGTGCGGCTTTTGTTCAAAAGCGGCGGCAAGTCCGGAACCTTCGTTTCCCCCCTGTGGCCCGGGGATCGTCCCTTTCCGGCCTGA
- a CDS encoding double zinc ribbon domain-containing protein, producing MGSFSPCWPGKQGAAKGERKCPFCAEFIKAEAKVCKHCGRDLAAQDDQEDDQGDEERQRGVSSRWVIMKDSGKTCGRCGAPNEMSATACRRCGWKPEDLG from the coding sequence TTGGGCTCATTTTCGCCCTGCTGGCCCGGGAAACAGGGCGCGGCCAAGGGCGAACGCAAATGCCCATTTTGCGCCGAATTTATCAAGGCCGAAGCCAAGGTGTGCAAGCACTGCGGACGCGATCTTGCGGCACAAGACGATCAAGAGGACGATCAAGGGGACGAAGAAAGGCAGAGAGGTGTTTCCAGCCGTTGGGTCATAATGAAAGATTCAGGCAAAACATGCGGGCGATGCGGAGCGCCAAATGAAATGTCAGCCACGGCATGCAGGAGGTGCGGTTGGAAGCCGGAGGATTTAGGCTGA